Below is a window of Pagrus major chromosome 21, Pma_NU_1.0 DNA.
CTCTAGCCATCGACGAAGGGTAGATAGCCAGACAGATGTTCCTATTAGATGCCCATCTCACCTCTGAGAGAATCAAATCAGGAAGACCGAGGATGAAAGCTGTCGCCCAAACAACTAAACACATCCTCCAGCAGTGTCTCCTGCAGAACATCCTCTGCAGCCACCCTCTTTGGTCTCTACCCTGCGCCCTGGCTAACGCTAAGTACCGATCCAGGCTGATGCAGGCAagcagcagcatgcagcagGTGAAGTTGACCGTGTAGCAGACCGACACGATCTTACAGACGACCTCCCCCAGCTCCCAGCCCCTCGCCGCATCCGCAGCCCAGAAAGGCAGcgtgaagagcagcagcaggtcggCCACAGCCAGGTGGGTCAGGAAGATGTCCATCATGGTCTTGAGGCGTTTGTGGTAGGCGTAGACGGCCACGACGGAGGCGTTTCCTGCCAGGCCCACCACCAGACACACAGTGTACATGACGGGGAGGAAGACCCCTGCGAAGGAACGGACGTCACCTTTCTCACAGAGGGTCGGGTAGTCATCGTAGCTGAAGTTGCCGCTGATGTTTTCATGGTAGTTGTAGTCCTCCTCTGAGACGTCCATGATCATCAGATGAAGCTGTGAGGACGACATTTTGAATTACCACTTTACCTAAAGCCACAAGCAGCTGGAGTCCATTCccaccagttaaagaaaaaaattcaaataaaatgaaaaatttgccctgataaaaaaaatgtatattcataattaagagataaaaagtcaaaataatgagataaatgTTGACTCAGGATTATGagttttatctcataatttcaactcTATGTCAGAATGTTGACTTCTTATCTTATAAATCTGAGTTTTTGTCCCATAatgttttttatctcataattgtaactttttttaatcataaatatgactttttcaATCATATTTTTATAACTTTTACTTTCTTAtccataattctgacttttatcACATAACTATaacttttatctcatatttatgacTTAACCATGGTaaccaaacattttttcatcaagcttagttttcaacttaattgttttatttaaccgGCAGAAATGAGCTTCCATATAAGCCGGTGTCTGAACTTAATATTCTCATAACAATAaagctttctttgttttacagcTGGACTGGAGCTAGAATTGGCCCCAGAacaggaaaatggaaatgaaacaaACCTCAAGTTTGGGGAGAAACATCTGAAGAAGGAACACTGAAGTCCGTAAATGATTTTGTGATTGTATTTATTCTTGTGCCCTGATAACATCGATGTCAACATACTCTACTTGTTGACTTTTGGATATCGTGTCCTGACCGGAATTGAACCTTCCTGTTTTACCATCACTAAGATAAATAATGTGGGTTTCCGCCTCCCTTCAAAGGAGTTCAAAGGACAGAGGAAGATACTGTACAAAGTTTACATAAGTGTAGGTTGGATAAGCTATCAAATTTCCCTGGAGATCCCCCGTCTGAGATTTCTCCTGTTTCTGAATTAACATGCTCGAGATGAAGAGTTTTGAGTGACTGATTATTAAAGTACTTCTCATACTTTTTACATGACTGAGAGTACCACATCCCTGTTTGACCACCAGTGCTggaactaagtacatttactgaattACTGCTGCCCTCTGTGTGAATTCAACAAGacgccaattcttacatattgcacctttaaccctcACGCAACTGTggatacattttatgtttttttactttcattttttgggaTCATTTTGGCTGTATTACTGCATattgcatacatttttttcttttaatttcaaCCTCAGCTCTTAAAAATGTCTATAACACACTGTGTATATTAGAGGCAGACAGCCAACCCACTGTCAGTACAGCATAAAACCCTGCATCCCATGTTATCAGGCTTTCATTTTGTGGTCCTGGAtgagtttttgtaatttttactAATTTTCACCAAATAGGGCAATTTAGCTCTATTTTGCCCCATAGGCCATTTTGTACTTTATGTGATGATAGCTGCCTGGGGAATgaatatcatgttttgtttgagtgtaaaaacacaaatattgttgataacagaaagaaatatttgCCAAAACACTTTGTTAATCATCCGTCTATGTTTAAACTTAAACTGTTATTGCTGACTGATAAAGCAAAGCTTGTATGTAAACTAGGAACATTTTGAGTAATGTTTTGCCTTTCTTTAAATAAATTGGCTTGTGCTGGGAATCTATTCTGGTTGTTTATTACTGTattatgcttttgttttgtgtttgtactc
It encodes the following:
- the ackr4a gene encoding atypical chemokine receptor 4 isoform X1, translated to MFLPKLELHLMIMDVSEEDYNYHENISGNFSYDDYPTLCEKGDVRSFAGVFLPVMYTVCLVVGLAGNASVVAVYAYHKRLKTMMDIFLTHLAVADLLLLFTLPFWAADAARGWELGEVVCKIVSVCYTVNFTCCMLLLACISLDRYLALARAQGRDQRGWLQRMFCRRHCWRMCLVVWATAFILGLPDLILSEVRWASNRNICLAIYPSSMARGGKAALEMAEVLLGFLLPLLVMVICYWNVGRALKDLPIEIRSKKCKAVQVLLIVVGVFVVTQLPYNVLKVYRAMDSVYALVTHCGTSKVLDQAAQVTESLALTHCCLNPILYAFVGSSFRQHMMKVAKRFGEKRRRRKRTENPAEEEGIDMSFNSHSASQETNTFSI
- the ackr4a gene encoding atypical chemokine receptor 4 isoform X2, encoding MIMDVSEEDYNYHENISGNFSYDDYPTLCEKGDVRSFAGVFLPVMYTVCLVVGLAGNASVVAVYAYHKRLKTMMDIFLTHLAVADLLLLFTLPFWAADAARGWELGEVVCKIVSVCYTVNFTCCMLLLACISLDRYLALARAQGRDQRGWLQRMFCRRHCWRMCLVVWATAFILGLPDLILSEVRWASNRNICLAIYPSSMARGGKAALEMAEVLLGFLLPLLVMVICYWNVGRALKDLPIEIRSKKCKAVQVLLIVVGVFVVTQLPYNVLKVYRAMDSVYALVTHCGTSKVLDQAAQVTESLALTHCCLNPILYAFVGSSFRQHMMKVAKRFGEKRRRRKRTENPAEEEGIDMSFNSHSASQETNTFSI